The following are from one region of the Chloroflexaceae bacterium genome:
- a CDS encoding adenylyltransferase/cytidyltransferase family protein has protein sequence MALLSLDELVALRETWRASGLRLVLTNGVFDVLHAGHVRYLEQARALGDVLVVALNSDASTRAIKGPLRPVTPQADRAAVLGALRAVDHVTLFDQPTAEAVVSALRPDVYVKGGDYATLEQAPDLARLPEARIVAAQGGQVVLLPYAEGQSTSAIIRRIVERYGR, from the coding sequence ATGGCGCTGCTGTCGCTAGATGAGCTGGTGGCCCTGAGGGAGACCTGGCGCGCCAGCGGCTTGCGCCTGGTGCTGACCAATGGCGTCTTCGACGTGCTGCACGCCGGGCACGTCAGGTATCTGGAACAGGCGCGCGCGCTCGGCGATGTGCTGGTGGTGGCGCTTAACTCCGACGCTTCGACGCGAGCGATCAAGGGACCGTTGCGTCCCGTCACGCCGCAGGCTGATCGCGCCGCGGTGCTTGGCGCGCTCCGCGCCGTGGATCACGTGACACTGTTTGACCAGCCTACGGCCGAGGCCGTTGTCAGCGCACTGCGCCCCGATGTCTACGTCAAGGGCGGGGACTACGCGACCCTCGAGCAGGCGCCTGACCTGGCGCGCCTGCCCGAAGCGCGCATCGTCGCCGCCCAGGGCGGGCAGGTAGTCCTGCTGCCCTACGCGGAAGGCCAGTCAACCAGCGCGATCATCCGGCGCATCGTAGAGCGCTACGGGCGGTAA
- a CDS encoding FHA domain-containing protein: MAKALSLIGISGSRAGQSLLFSARSTIVGTDPQCGVVLQDRLILPRHAEFRMALERWFVVSLDPRAAIFVNGQPVTGQQRVEHGSLVTLGGTTFRAVIGELERAVGEGDDRTQREPEGREDWWRD, from the coding sequence ATGGCAAAGGCACTCTCGCTGATCGGGATTTCCGGCTCGCGGGCAGGTCAGTCCCTCCTCTTCTCGGCGCGGAGCACGATTGTCGGGACAGATCCGCAGTGCGGCGTGGTGCTTCAGGATCGGCTGATCCTCCCTCGCCACGCAGAGTTCCGCATGGCGCTGGAGCGCTGGTTCGTTGTCTCGCTGGACCCGCGGGCGGCGATCTTCGTCAATGGTCAGCCGGTTACCGGGCAGCAGCGGGTGGAACATGGCAGCCTGGTCACGCTCGGAGGCACGACTTTCAGGGCGGTCATTGGCGAACTGGAGCGCGCTGTTGGCGAAGGGGACGACCGCACGCAGCGCGAGCCAGAGGGCCGCGAGGACTGGTGGCGCGATTAG
- a CDS encoding DUF1997 domain-containing protein — MQLPRSANPPVASHERYIDLGGEVSHIFHFDAPLDLAYEYFLDVPAVFRLLPDALGCSGYGPERYRLIVGATDGHGHSMAAIFDLQLQLDPGRVIRIVPAHDGPSHNLSGLVFPGALTAEAVFFPKPNGTMVEYTVGIELSIPIPNVLRLMPMNFLQALGERSMEFKMTHMINGFTRNITRDFYVWAAGEG, encoded by the coding sequence ATGCAGCTACCGCGCTCCGCCAACCCACCGGTTGCCAGCCACGAGCGATACATCGATCTGGGCGGGGAGGTCAGTCACATTTTCCATTTCGACGCGCCGCTCGACCTGGCCTACGAATACTTCCTCGATGTGCCGGCCGTCTTTCGTCTCTTGCCCGACGCCCTCGGCTGCAGCGGCTACGGCCCCGAACGGTACCGGCTGATCGTTGGCGCCACCGACGGTCATGGCCATAGTATGGCGGCGATCTTCGACTTGCAATTGCAACTCGATCCGGGCCGCGTTATCCGCATCGTTCCCGCTCACGACGGCCCAAGCCACAACCTGTCGGGGCTGGTCTTTCCCGGCGCGCTCACTGCTGAGGCGGTGTTCTTCCCCAAACCCAACGGCACGATGGTGGAATATACTGTCGGCATTGAGTTGAGCATCCCCATTCCGAACGTGCTGCGGCTGATGCCGATGAACTTCCTTCAGGCGCTTGGCGAGCGCTCGATGGAGTTCAAGATGACGCACATGATCAACGGCTTTACCCGCAACATCACTCGCGACTTCTACGTCTGGGCCGCCGGAGAGGGATAG
- a CDS encoding DUF190 domain-containing protein has protein sequence MAVGDSVQRVRIYLRRDDQWKGEARYLALLEELRRLGATGATALQGLAGFGPGQRFRPAVPERSDRYQSVVVEWVERAERVARMLPQLEELIGEALVTLEEVAVYRGRLRAGSPFGPDRAVGDVMRQPPPPVSADTPLRQAVATMQAASIVTLPVQDEAGRLLGVIAAADLRSRAGMRLPLALLDALTPEEREQALAPLDGRVARQVMRLDPCGVNVRTAIPQAIVSMVEWGHEHLPVIDHAGTLVGLIGQTEILCAAVEHASSPSAAARDAEPPASVASMLQPAPTVLASTGLDQALARLLVAPEQPLLVVDDGRLVGALDLASVLRGLYGAERAAVLTALHRPGASVSVSPLAGRPCADLCAPPPPEIAPHTGLIEAARRLLEAHVDRLAVVDGERRLLGIIGRGGVMRALRQQSE, from the coding sequence ATGGCCGTGGGCGACAGCGTGCAGCGCGTGCGCATCTATCTGCGCCGCGACGATCAGTGGAAAGGCGAGGCGCGCTATCTGGCCTTGCTAGAGGAACTGCGTCGTCTGGGCGCTACCGGCGCGACCGCCCTCCAGGGGCTTGCGGGCTTCGGGCCGGGCCAGCGGTTCCGCCCCGCCGTTCCCGAGCGCTCCGATCGCTACCAGTCGGTGGTGGTGGAGTGGGTCGAACGCGCCGAGCGCGTCGCCCGGATGTTGCCGCAACTGGAGGAATTGATCGGCGAGGCCCTGGTCACTCTGGAGGAGGTCGCCGTTTATCGTGGCAGGCTGCGCGCCGGCAGCCCCTTCGGCCCCGACCGCGCGGTTGGCGATGTAATGCGCCAGCCCCCTCCCCCGGTCAGCGCCGACACGCCCCTGCGTCAGGCCGTAGCAACCATGCAGGCCGCCAGTATCGTGACGCTCCCAGTGCAGGACGAAGCCGGGCGCCTGCTCGGGGTCATCGCCGCAGCCGACCTGCGCTCCCGCGCCGGGATGCGCCTGCCCCTCGCGCTACTCGACGCGCTTACCCCCGAAGAGCGTGAACAGGCCCTTGCCCCCCTCGACGGCCGCGTCGCCCGCCAGGTCATGCGCCTGGATCCCTGCGGGGTCAATGTTCGGACGGCCATTCCGCAAGCCATCGTCAGCATGGTGGAATGGGGCCACGAGCACCTGCCGGTCATTGACCACGCCGGTACGCTCGTCGGCCTTATCGGCCAGACCGAGATCCTCTGCGCCGCCGTAGAGCACGCCTCCAGCCCATCCGCCGCTGCGCGCGATGCCGAGCCGCCCGCCAGCGTTGCCAGCATGCTCCAGCCCGCCCCCACCGTTTTGGCCAGCACGGGGCTGGACCAGGCCCTCGCTCGCCTGCTGGTCGCGCCGGAGCAACCCCTCCTCGTCGTAGACGATGGCCGCCTCGTCGGCGCTCTCGACCTCGCCAGCGTGCTGCGGGGTCTCTACGGCGCCGAACGCGCCGCCGTCCTGACCGCGCTGCACCGGCCCGGCGCTTCAGTGAGCGTCTCGCCCCTCGCCGGGCGCCCCTGTGCCGACCTGTGCGCCCCGCCTCCACCTGAGATAGCCCCCCACACCGGCCTGATCGAGGCCGCTCGCCGCCTCCTTGAAGCCCACGTGGACCGCCTCGCCGTCGTAGACGGGGAGCGGCGATTGTTGGGTATAATTGGGCGCGGCGGCGTGATGCGCGCCCTGCGGCAACAAAGCGAGTAG
- a CDS encoding NAD-dependent epimerase/dehydratase family protein, whose translation MSKTFLITGGAGFLGINLTRYLLERGHRVRSLDIAPFDYPERARVDVHTGDIRDPAAVDRAMQGVDQVVHTAAALPLYKPADIFSTDIDGTRNVLQSALEQGVERFIHISTTAVYGIPDHHPLLETDKLDGVGPYGEAKVKAEELCLSYRARGMCVPIIRPKSFIGPERLGIFAMLYDWAKDGKNFPLPGNGRNRYQLLDVEDLCEAIYLCATLDRERVNDTFNIGAKEFATIKEDFQAVLDAAGFGKKIITFPAAPMTAALVLLERLKLSPIYKWAYGTITEDSFVSVEKAERVLGFKPKYSNKEALVRNYRWYIEHLHEFEHATGVSHRVPWNQGVLKLAKMFF comes from the coding sequence ATGAGCAAAACATTTCTGATCACCGGCGGCGCGGGGTTCCTGGGCATCAACCTCACGCGCTATCTCCTGGAACGAGGTCATCGTGTTCGTTCACTCGATATCGCCCCTTTTGATTACCCCGAACGCGCCCGCGTGGACGTGCATACCGGCGACATCCGCGACCCTGCGGCGGTTGACCGGGCTATGCAGGGGGTGGACCAGGTTGTGCACACCGCGGCGGCCCTGCCGCTCTACAAACCGGCCGACATCTTCTCCACCGACATTGACGGCACCCGCAACGTGTTGCAGTCGGCCCTGGAGCAGGGGGTCGAACGCTTCATTCATATCTCTACCACCGCCGTCTATGGCATTCCTGACCACCATCCCCTGCTTGAAACCGATAAACTGGACGGCGTAGGCCCCTATGGCGAGGCCAAGGTCAAGGCCGAGGAACTGTGCCTCAGCTACCGCGCGCGGGGCATGTGCGTGCCGATCATCCGCCCCAAGTCGTTCATCGGCCCCGAACGTCTGGGCATCTTTGCCATGCTCTACGACTGGGCCAAGGACGGCAAAAACTTTCCCCTGCCCGGCAATGGCCGGAACCGCTACCAGTTGCTCGACGTCGAAGATCTCTGCGAGGCCATTTACCTCTGCGCCACCCTTGATCGGGAGCGGGTCAACGACACCTTCAACATCGGGGCCAAAGAGTTTGCGACGATTAAAGAGGACTTCCAGGCCGTCCTCGACGCGGCGGGGTTTGGCAAAAAGATCATCACCTTTCCCGCCGCGCCGATGACCGCGGCGCTAGTGCTGCTAGAGCGGCTTAAACTGTCGCCGATCTACAAATGGGCCTACGGCACGATCACCGAAGACTCCTTCGTCTCAGTGGAGAAGGCCGAGCGAGTGCTGGGGTTCAAGCCGAAGTATTCGAACAAAGAGGCCCTGGTGCGAAACTACCGCTGGTATATCGAACACCTCCACGAGTTCGAGCATGCCACCGGGGTCTCCCATCGCGTGCCCTGGAACCAGGGAGTGTTGAAGCTGGCGAAGATGTTTTTCTAA